From the Pseudarthrobacter sp. MM222 genome, one window contains:
- a CDS encoding LacI family DNA-binding transcriptional regulator: protein MNSDASRRRDITVADVAKAAQVSKAQAARALGNYGAVSDDVRERVLAAAEELQYRPNELARSMNTGKSNTIGVVVGDIENPHFGLATRGITDTAKKSGFNVILINTDEDTAAEVDAVRVLLDKRVDGLIVAPASSVETAHLRHVHESGRPLVLLDRKAPGLAVDTVAVDMEGISYESTSYLIESGHRRIAFISTLKTEDNYRDGMPLESSQIADRRDGLERAFAEAGLDRPNDLVRLNAGDAESIKKITRELLQRPDPSTAIIASDGLIGLSVVEAIQELGLSIPEDVSFLMYDDFAWTRLTTPPLTVIAQPVYDMGVAAAAALIRQIEGRKASAAPEFTATLIRRGSVSAPRS from the coding sequence ATGAACAGCGATGCCTCCAGGCGACGCGACATCACTGTCGCCGACGTCGCCAAAGCCGCCCAGGTTTCCAAAGCCCAGGCCGCCCGCGCCCTGGGCAATTACGGAGCCGTCAGCGATGACGTGCGGGAACGCGTGCTGGCTGCCGCCGAGGAGCTTCAGTACCGGCCCAACGAGCTTGCGCGCAGCATGAATACGGGAAAGTCGAACACCATCGGCGTGGTGGTCGGCGACATCGAGAACCCGCATTTCGGTCTGGCCACGCGGGGCATCACGGACACGGCCAAGAAGAGCGGCTTCAATGTCATCCTGATCAACACAGACGAGGACACGGCCGCGGAGGTCGACGCCGTCCGGGTCCTCCTGGACAAGCGTGTGGACGGCCTGATCGTGGCGCCCGCCTCGTCCGTGGAGACCGCACACCTACGCCATGTCCACGAGTCCGGCCGCCCGCTGGTGCTGCTGGACCGCAAGGCGCCGGGCCTGGCTGTGGATACCGTGGCCGTCGACATGGAGGGGATTTCCTACGAATCCACCAGCTACCTCATCGAGTCCGGGCACCGGCGGATCGCGTTCATCTCCACGCTCAAGACGGAGGACAACTACCGCGACGGCATGCCGCTGGAGTCCTCGCAGATCGCGGACCGCCGGGACGGTCTGGAAAGGGCCTTCGCGGAGGCAGGACTGGACCGGCCGAACGATCTGGTCCGGCTCAATGCCGGCGATGCCGAGTCGATCAAGAAGATTACCCGGGAGCTGTTGCAGCGCCCGGACCCGTCGACGGCGATCATCGCCTCGGACGGCCTGATAGGGCTCAGCGTCGTGGAGGCGATCCAAGAGCTGGGGCTGTCGATCCCGGAGGATGTCTCGTTCCTGATGTACGACGACTTTGCCTGGACCCGACTTACCACGCCCCCACTGACCGTCATCGCGCAGCCTGTCTATGACATGGGCGTCGCTGCCGCGGCGGCGCTGATCCGGCAGATCGAGGGCCGGAAAGCGTCGGCGGCACCGGAATTCACCGCCACGCTGATCCGGCGGGGCTCGGTGAGCGCGCCTCGCAGCTAG
- a CDS encoding efflux RND transporter permease subunit, producing the protein MFRLATLSLANRALIALITVFASVFGVITMTSLKQELIPSIEFPQITVITSMPGASPEVVDKQVSAPLETALNGVEGLESTSSTSRNGVSQISMVFTYGSNLDRARNQIDRAISNAKRSLPDDVQPQAIAGSISDFPIVFLAVSSDKPLSELNADLARLSVPRLQKLDGVRAAEVTGGATQHIRILPRADAMAASGATLASIGNALRNNGALVPAGTIEEQGKTLSLQIGSPVDSLDAVKALPLGGTKSAATIGSVADVSITEDARTSITRTNGKETLALSVTKKPEGDTVGISHAVKDSIPQLEAELGSNATFTPIFDQAPFIEKSIKDLTTEGLLGLGFAVAVILLFLMSVRSTLVTAVSIPLSLLITFIGLSATGYSLNILTLGALTIAIGRVVDDSIVVIENIKRHLSYGEQKITAILTSVREVAGAITASTLTTVAVFLPIAFVAGLAGELFRPFALTVTIALLSSLLVSLTIVPVLAYWFLRNPAEKAGAEGFSAREIAAKAHEAEQRTLLQRGYLPVLSKTQKHPVVTLIAAVLVLGGTAAMTPLLATDLLGRSGENSMTVRQALPAGTSLAEASAAAVEVETVLRDIDGIKDVQVTTGNAQGGFSALLSAGASNSSFTVVTEEKANQARLQDTVRRELAKVPDAGKITVGSQQGGFGTSSTVDITLKAATTSDLRAASDALVQALDGVPGSSEVTTNLAASQPVVQVKVDRAKAVAAGLTEEQVAGVLATTISPIPAGTVRIDTNDFPVRIGEGTRFTSIGAVRNIPLPTAAGAVPLSSIAAVEQVDVPVSITASNGQRTARVSVTPSGSNLGAVSTEVQARLKTVELPPGVTATIGGATTQQAESFAQLGLALLAAIAIVYVIMVAAFKSLVQPLILLVSVPFAATGAIALLLVTGVPLGLPSLIGMLMLVGIVVTNAIVLIDLINQYRQPRNGEPGMSVAEAITHGARQRLRPILMTALATVFALTPMALGLTGGGGFISQPLAIVVIGGLMSSTALTLVLVPVLYRLVEGRREKRALLKAAAAPPVPAAASRGRRAKATPHDAEPGADRDAESEELPLPTGSH; encoded by the coding sequence ATGTTCCGGCTCGCAACGCTATCCCTGGCCAACCGGGCGCTGATCGCGCTGATCACCGTGTTCGCGTCGGTCTTCGGCGTGATCACGATGACCTCGCTCAAGCAGGAGCTCATCCCGTCCATCGAGTTTCCGCAGATCACGGTCATCACCTCGATGCCGGGGGCGTCGCCGGAAGTCGTTGACAAACAGGTCAGCGCTCCGCTGGAGACGGCGCTCAACGGCGTCGAGGGCCTGGAGTCGACGTCGTCCACCTCGCGGAACGGCGTCTCCCAGATCAGCATGGTGTTCACGTACGGTTCGAACCTCGACCGTGCCCGGAACCAGATCGACCGGGCCATCTCCAACGCCAAACGCTCGCTGCCGGACGACGTCCAGCCGCAGGCCATCGCCGGCAGCATCAGCGATTTCCCGATCGTGTTCCTGGCCGTCTCCTCCGACAAGCCGCTCAGCGAACTGAACGCCGACCTCGCCCGGCTCAGCGTGCCCCGGCTGCAGAAGCTCGACGGCGTGCGCGCCGCCGAGGTGACCGGCGGCGCGACCCAGCACATCAGGATCCTCCCCCGCGCCGATGCAATGGCCGCGTCCGGGGCGACCCTGGCGTCGATCGGCAATGCGCTCCGGAACAACGGGGCCTTGGTCCCGGCCGGAACCATCGAGGAACAGGGCAAGACCCTGTCGCTTCAGATCGGCAGTCCGGTGGACTCGCTCGACGCGGTCAAGGCCCTCCCGCTGGGCGGCACCAAAAGCGCCGCCACCATCGGCAGCGTGGCGGACGTCAGCATTACCGAGGACGCCCGTACCTCGATCACCCGCACCAACGGCAAGGAAACCCTCGCCCTGTCCGTCACCAAGAAGCCCGAGGGCGACACAGTGGGCATCTCCCATGCGGTGAAGGACTCCATCCCCCAGCTTGAGGCCGAACTCGGCTCCAACGCCACGTTCACGCCGATCTTCGACCAGGCGCCGTTCATCGAAAAATCGATCAAGGACCTCACCACCGAGGGCCTGCTGGGGCTCGGCTTCGCCGTCGCGGTGATCCTGCTGTTCCTGATGTCGGTCCGCTCCACCCTGGTGACCGCGGTGTCCATCCCGCTGTCCCTGCTGATCACGTTTATCGGTCTCTCGGCCACCGGCTACTCGCTGAACATCCTGACCCTCGGAGCGCTCACGATCGCGATCGGCCGGGTCGTTGACGACTCGATCGTGGTGATCGAGAACATCAAGCGCCACCTCAGCTACGGCGAGCAGAAGATCACCGCCATCCTGACTTCCGTCCGGGAGGTCGCCGGAGCCATCACGGCGTCCACCCTGACCACCGTGGCCGTCTTCCTGCCGATCGCCTTCGTCGCCGGCCTCGCCGGGGAACTCTTCCGCCCCTTCGCGCTCACCGTGACTATCGCGCTGCTGTCCTCGCTGCTGGTCTCGCTCACTATCGTCCCGGTCCTGGCGTACTGGTTCCTGCGGAACCCGGCCGAAAAGGCGGGTGCCGAGGGATTCTCCGCGCGGGAGATTGCGGCCAAGGCCCACGAGGCCGAGCAGCGCACGCTGCTGCAGCGCGGCTACCTTCCCGTCCTCAGCAAGACCCAGAAGCACCCGGTGGTCACGCTGATCGCCGCCGTGCTGGTGCTTGGGGGCACCGCCGCGATGACCCCGCTGCTGGCCACGGACCTGCTGGGACGCTCCGGCGAGAACAGCATGACCGTCCGGCAGGCCCTGCCGGCCGGCACCAGCCTGGCCGAGGCCAGTGCCGCAGCGGTCGAAGTCGAGACCGTGCTGCGGGACATTGACGGCATCAAGGACGTCCAGGTCACCACCGGAAACGCCCAGGGCGGTTTCTCGGCGCTGCTCTCCGCTGGCGCCTCGAATTCCAGCTTCACGGTAGTCACCGAGGAAAAGGCCAACCAGGCCAGGCTCCAGGACACCGTCCGCCGTGAGCTCGCCAAGGTCCCCGACGCCGGGAAGATCACCGTCGGCTCCCAGCAGGGCGGGTTCGGGACGTCCTCGACCGTCGACATCACGCTCAAGGCCGCGACCACTTCCGACCTCCGGGCGGCCAGCGATGCGCTGGTCCAGGCCCTCGACGGGGTCCCCGGCAGCAGCGAGGTCACCACCAACCTGGCTGCCAGCCAGCCGGTCGTCCAGGTGAAGGTGGACCGCGCCAAGGCGGTCGCCGCGGGCCTGACCGAGGAACAGGTGGCCGGCGTGCTCGCCACCACCATCAGCCCGATCCCGGCCGGGACCGTCCGCATCGACACCAATGATTTCCCGGTCCGGATCGGCGAAGGCACCCGCTTCACCAGCATCGGTGCGGTCCGGAACATCCCGCTGCCCACCGCGGCCGGAGCGGTGCCGCTGAGCAGCATCGCCGCCGTGGAGCAGGTCGATGTTCCCGTGTCCATCACCGCCAGCAACGGCCAGCGGACCGCGCGTGTCTCTGTCACGCCGTCGGGCTCCAACCTCGGCGCGGTGAGCACCGAAGTCCAGGCCCGGCTGAAAACCGTCGAACTGCCGCCCGGCGTCACGGCCACGATCGGCGGCGCGACGACGCAGCAGGCGGAGTCCTTCGCCCAGCTGGGCCTGGCACTGCTAGCGGCCATTGCGATTGTCTACGTGATCATGGTGGCCGCGTTCAAGTCCCTCGTGCAGCCGCTGATCCTGCTGGTCTCCGTCCCGTTCGCCGCCACCGGGGCCATCGCCCTGCTGCTGGTGACCGGGGTGCCGCTGGGCCTGCCGTCGCTGATCGGCATGCTGATGCTCGTGGGCATCGTGGTGACCAACGCGATTGTCCTGATCGATCTCATCAACCAGTACCGCCAGCCGCGGAACGGCGAGCCGGGGATGAGCGTGGCCGAGGCCATCACCCATGGTGCCCGGCAGCGGCTCCGGCCGATCCTGATGACCGCCCTGGCCACCGTGTTCGCGCTGACGCCGATGGCGCTGGGCCTGACCGGCGGTGGCGGCTTCATCTCACAGCCGCTCGCGATTGTGGTGATCGGCGGGCTGATGTCCTCCACCGCCCTGACGCTGGTGCTGGTGCCCGTGCTCTACCGGCTGGTGGAAGGCCGGCGGGAGAAGCGGGCGCTGCTGAAGGCGGCTGCCGCGCCGCCCGTCCCGGCCGCCGCCTCCCGTGGCCGGCGGGCCAAGGCCACTCCGCACGACGCGGAACCCGGCGCTGACCGGGACGCCGAATCCGAGGAGCTCCCCCTCCCGACCGGCTCGCACTAG
- a CDS encoding ABC transporter substrate-binding protein has protein sequence MTRNKLRPGVLVAAAVAAVLTLSGCGGTSSASSSPAENPYGLIEPGTIRVASLGDSKPYTFADAAGNFTGFDVELFKDVAHRAGVDKVVFTGQDFSGLLAAVANGQFDAGVAAIGITDKRKQTVDFSEGYLAGYLTVITTKTSGIADADGLGGKRLGVVQGTLQEAYAVKNFTSASLVRFPDNNTAISAVNSGSVDAHFLDYEAAKAYQDQYGLVSAADIPSFDAPAGFAVAKGKTAFREALNKGLAAAMEDGTWKKLYEKWFPGSPMPEQYLPKAEQTATPAPSK, from the coding sequence ATTACACGAAACAAGCTGCGCCCCGGGGTGCTCGTCGCCGCTGCCGTTGCCGCCGTCCTAACTTTGTCCGGCTGCGGCGGCACGTCCTCCGCCTCGTCCTCACCGGCGGAGAATCCCTATGGCCTCATCGAGCCCGGAACGATCCGCGTTGCCAGCCTCGGCGACTCCAAGCCGTACACCTTCGCTGACGCCGCGGGGAACTTCACCGGATTCGACGTGGAGCTCTTCAAGGACGTCGCCCACCGCGCCGGTGTGGACAAGGTCGTCTTCACCGGCCAGGACTTCTCCGGTCTGCTCGCCGCCGTCGCCAACGGCCAGTTCGACGCCGGCGTCGCCGCTATCGGCATCACGGACAAGCGCAAACAGACGGTCGACTTCTCCGAGGGCTACCTGGCCGGCTACCTGACCGTCATCACCACCAAGACCTCCGGCATCGCCGACGCCGACGGGCTCGGCGGAAAGCGGCTCGGCGTCGTGCAGGGCACGCTGCAGGAGGCCTACGCGGTCAAGAACTTCACCTCGGCAAGCCTGGTGCGCTTTCCCGACAACAACACCGCCATCTCCGCCGTCAACAGCGGCTCCGTGGACGCGCATTTCCTGGATTACGAGGCCGCCAAGGCCTACCAGGACCAGTACGGACTGGTGAGCGCCGCCGACATCCCGTCCTTCGATGCTCCGGCCGGGTTCGCCGTTGCCAAGGGCAAGACCGCCTTCCGGGAAGCCCTCAACAAGGGACTGGCCGCAGCCATGGAAGACGGCACCTGGAAGAAGCTCTACGAGAAGTGGTTCCCCGGATCCCCGATGCCCGAGCAGTACCTGCCTAAGGCCGAGCAGACGGCAACCCCGGCGCCCAGCAAGTAA
- a CDS encoding amino acid ABC transporter ATP-binding protein, producing MSTNAGTSTADIQTFNGSSLELKNLTMAFGDVEVLRKVSVTVAPGTTTCIIGPSGSGKSTLLRGVNRLHEPKSGNVILAGESALQVKPDVLRRRIGMVFQHFNLFPDHTALENVALALWSVKGMPKAEATERARRRLAEVGLAERADHRPRDLSGGQQQRVAIARALAMEPEVMLFDEATSALDPELVKGVLNLMASLAKRGMTMVVVTHEMGFARRVADQVVFMDEGEVVEAGSPADLFDNPRSERLQRFLSEVL from the coding sequence ATGAGCACCAACGCCGGCACCAGCACCGCCGACATCCAGACCTTCAACGGTTCCAGCCTGGAGCTGAAGAACCTCACCATGGCCTTCGGTGACGTCGAAGTGCTCCGCAAGGTCAGCGTCACCGTTGCACCGGGGACCACCACCTGCATCATCGGGCCCTCAGGGTCGGGAAAGTCCACCCTGCTGCGCGGCGTCAACAGGCTCCACGAGCCCAAGAGCGGCAACGTGATCCTGGCCGGGGAAAGCGCCCTACAGGTCAAGCCGGACGTCCTTCGGCGTCGGATCGGCATGGTCTTCCAGCACTTCAACCTCTTTCCGGACCACACGGCACTGGAAAACGTCGCCCTCGCCCTGTGGAGCGTCAAAGGCATGCCAAAGGCCGAAGCCACGGAACGCGCCCGGCGACGGCTCGCGGAGGTGGGCCTCGCAGAACGGGCAGACCACCGCCCGCGTGACCTCTCCGGCGGACAGCAGCAGCGCGTAGCCATCGCCCGTGCCCTTGCCATGGAACCCGAGGTCATGCTCTTCGACGAAGCCACAAGCGCCCTGGACCCCGAACTGGTCAAGGGCGTCCTGAACCTGATGGCATCGCTCGCCAAGCGGGGCATGACTATGGTGGTCGTCACCCACGAGATGGGCTTCGCCCGCCGCGTCGCAGACCAGGTGGTGTTCATGGACGAAGGCGAGGTCGTGGAAGCCGGGTCCCCGGCAGACCTCTTCGACAACCCCCGCAGCGAACGCCTCCAGCGTTTCCTCTCCGAGGTGCTCTGA
- a CDS encoding amino acid ABC transporter permease — MDWFTTLIRTFFDFGAMAEVLPQLLGVGLLNTLIISVAATIIGVALGMVVAIMGISPSKWLRIPARIYTDLFRGLPAILTILLIGQGFARLSQSIFGPSPYPLGIIALSLIASAYIGEIFRAGILSVDKGQGEACRALGMSYAKSMALVVVPQGIRRVLPALVNQFIAIVKDSSLVYFLGLLVSERELFRVGQDAAVLSGNLSPLVLAGIFYLVITVPLTHLVNHFDNRFRTGKRRPSAPSSGLNEVKELDAASPLTTGSNT; from the coding sequence ATGGACTGGTTTACCACCCTCATCCGCACTTTCTTCGACTTCGGCGCAATGGCCGAAGTCCTGCCCCAACTCCTGGGCGTTGGCCTGCTCAACACCCTCATCATCTCCGTGGCCGCCACAATCATCGGCGTAGCCCTTGGCATGGTTGTCGCGATCATGGGGATCTCCCCCTCCAAATGGCTGCGCATCCCGGCCCGGATCTACACGGACCTATTCCGCGGACTCCCTGCCATCCTCACCATCCTGCTGATCGGCCAGGGCTTCGCCCGGTTGAGCCAGTCGATCTTCGGGCCTTCGCCCTACCCGCTCGGAATCATCGCCCTGAGCCTGATCGCCAGCGCCTATATCGGCGAGATCTTCCGGGCGGGCATCCTTAGCGTGGACAAGGGCCAGGGCGAAGCGTGCCGCGCCCTGGGCATGAGCTATGCCAAGTCCATGGCCCTGGTGGTAGTTCCGCAGGGCATCCGGCGGGTCCTCCCGGCTCTGGTCAACCAGTTCATCGCCATCGTCAAAGACTCCTCGCTGGTCTACTTCCTGGGCCTGCTGGTCTCCGAGCGCGAACTCTTCCGCGTGGGCCAGGACGCGGCGGTCCTCTCCGGCAACCTCTCCCCGCTGGTCCTGGCCGGCATCTTCTACCTCGTCATCACCGTGCCGCTGACTCACCTTGTAAATCATTTCGACAACCGCTTCCGTACCGGCAAGCGGCGCCCCTCGGCCCCCAGCAGCGGCCTGAACGAAGTCAAGGAACTCGACGCGGCATCGCCGCTGACCACCGGGAGCAACACATGA
- a CDS encoding malate:quinone oxidoreductase: MTFISKTQHADVVLIGGGIMSATLGAFLKQLEPDWTISLFEKLDEPGLESSGPWNNAGTGHAALCELNYSPAAKDGSVDPGKALLINEQFQLSRQFWSHLVSNGMIGSPKGFINTVPHMSFVIGDANAKFLRNRYEALKPNPLFRSMEYSEDHAQIAKWAPLIVKGRDPKQRIAATRAAEGTDVDFGALTRELTGYLGKNGVEINYGHDVSGIKRASDGGWDLALKHPRSGEHGSIHAKFVFVGAGGGALHLLQASGIPESKGFGGFPVSGQFFRCTDENLAAQHSAKVYGQASVGAPPMSVPHLDTRYVNGKRSLLFGPYAGFSTNFLKNGSYLDLPLSIRPSNIIPMLAVAKDNMDLTAYLVKEVAKRHGAKVEALREYYPEAKDGDWELITAGQRVQIIKKDPKKGGVLQFGTEVIAGRDGSIGALLGASPGASTAVPIMIELLQKSFPKNFKGWQSKFKEMMPGYGVKLNENPELAARLEAETAKALQLEPVSAARS, translated from the coding sequence GTGACTTTCATTTCCAAGACCCAACATGCCGACGTCGTCCTGATTGGCGGCGGCATCATGAGCGCCACGCTGGGCGCTTTCCTGAAGCAGCTCGAGCCGGACTGGACCATCTCCTTGTTCGAGAAGCTGGACGAACCGGGTCTGGAAAGCTCCGGGCCGTGGAACAACGCCGGAACCGGGCACGCCGCCCTGTGTGAGCTCAACTACTCCCCCGCAGCCAAAGACGGCTCGGTGGATCCCGGCAAGGCGCTTCTCATCAACGAGCAGTTCCAGCTCTCCCGCCAGTTCTGGTCCCATCTGGTCAGCAACGGGATGATCGGCTCGCCCAAGGGCTTCATCAACACGGTCCCGCACATGAGCTTCGTGATCGGCGATGCCAACGCCAAGTTCCTGCGCAACCGCTACGAGGCGCTCAAACCGAACCCGCTGTTCCGCTCCATGGAGTACTCCGAGGACCACGCCCAGATCGCCAAGTGGGCCCCCCTGATCGTCAAGGGCCGCGACCCGAAACAGCGCATCGCGGCAACCCGGGCGGCGGAAGGGACCGACGTCGACTTCGGCGCCCTGACCCGTGAGCTGACCGGGTATCTGGGCAAGAACGGCGTGGAAATCAACTACGGCCACGACGTCTCCGGAATCAAGCGCGCCTCCGACGGCGGATGGGACCTTGCGCTCAAGCACCCGCGTTCCGGTGAGCACGGCTCGATCCACGCGAAGTTCGTCTTCGTGGGGGCCGGCGGCGGCGCACTGCACCTGCTGCAGGCCTCCGGCATCCCGGAAAGCAAGGGTTTCGGCGGTTTCCCCGTGTCCGGACAGTTCTTCCGCTGCACCGACGAGAACCTGGCGGCCCAGCACAGCGCCAAGGTCTACGGCCAGGCGTCCGTCGGAGCCCCGCCGATGTCCGTTCCCCACCTCGACACCCGCTACGTCAACGGCAAGCGTTCCCTGCTGTTCGGCCCGTACGCCGGCTTCTCCACGAACTTCCTCAAGAACGGCTCGTACCTGGACCTGCCGCTGTCCATCCGGCCCTCCAACATCATTCCGATGCTGGCGGTCGCCAAGGACAACATGGACCTCACCGCGTACCTGGTGAAGGAAGTCGCCAAGCGCCACGGCGCCAAGGTCGAGGCGCTGCGCGAGTACTACCCGGAAGCAAAAGACGGCGACTGGGAACTCATCACGGCCGGCCAGCGTGTTCAGATCATCAAAAAGGATCCGAAGAAGGGGGGCGTGCTGCAGTTCGGCACCGAGGTCATCGCCGGACGCGACGGGAGCATCGGCGCCCTGCTCGGAGCATCCCCGGGCGCATCGACCGCAGTGCCGATCATGATCGAGCTGCTCCAGAAGTCCTTCCCGAAGAACTTCAAGGGCTGGCAGTCCAAGTTCAAGGAGATGATGCCCGGCTACGGCGTCAAGCTCAACGAGAACCCTGAGCTCGCCGCCCGGCTGGAAGCCGAGACGGCCAAGGCCCTGCAGCTCGAACCGGTCAGCGCCGCCCGAAGCTGA
- a CDS encoding ABC transporter substrate-binding protein: MASSAWRRISAGIGAVLLLLPLASCTGAPTPGPAPTTAATATASADPTAVFTFGTASQPLGLDPALVSDVESYRITRQVLEGLVGVDQTTGQPTPLLATEWQAANDGRAYTFKLRDKVTFHDGSAFDAAAVCSNFDRWFNFPEALRQQATGTSFKGVFKAHADQAALSIYKGCTALAQDNVRIELTQPFTGFLQALTLPAFAMSSPQALTTQSADVLNQNRDGQAVSAYGLHPVGTGPYVFSSWNDGDVTLSSNKDYWAEKGQIGTIHFVTYDQPQTRMQALLDGKIDGYDTVTVGNFDQLVKRGQQIIQRDPFSVMYLGMNQEVPILQNLKVRQAIEMALDKDTLIRRFFIDNTAQATQFVPPKLSGFNTNAPSLGHDPEKAKALLTEAGYLGEELKFYYPLNVSRPYLPTPEKVYAEISRQLIAVGLNIKPVPVDWSEGYLQKVTSPGDHALHLLGWNGSYADPDNFVGPLFGEKTGEFGYQDPQVFSKIARARGLADGKERTEQYQTINAQIAVTVPAVPIAFPISALALSDRVLKYPASPVLNEVFTKVELKP; this comes from the coding sequence GTGGCCAGCAGTGCCTGGCGCCGCATTTCAGCCGGTATCGGGGCTGTCCTGCTCCTGCTTCCGCTCGCCTCCTGCACCGGCGCCCCGACGCCCGGCCCGGCCCCGACGACGGCAGCAACAGCCACCGCCAGCGCCGACCCCACTGCCGTGTTCACGTTCGGCACGGCCTCGCAGCCCCTCGGCCTCGATCCGGCCCTCGTATCGGACGTTGAGTCCTACCGGATCACCCGGCAGGTTTTGGAGGGACTGGTCGGCGTCGACCAGACAACGGGCCAGCCCACGCCGCTGCTCGCCACCGAATGGCAAGCCGCCAATGACGGCCGGGCCTACACGTTCAAGCTCCGGGACAAGGTGACCTTTCACGACGGATCCGCGTTCGACGCAGCAGCCGTCTGCAGCAACTTCGACCGCTGGTTCAATTTCCCCGAGGCGCTCCGTCAGCAGGCCACCGGCACCAGCTTCAAGGGCGTCTTCAAGGCGCATGCCGACCAGGCCGCGCTCTCGATCTACAAGGGCTGTACCGCGCTGGCGCAGGACAACGTCCGGATCGAGCTCACCCAGCCCTTCACCGGCTTTTTGCAGGCCCTCACCCTGCCGGCCTTCGCCATGTCCTCGCCGCAGGCGCTCACCACACAAAGCGCCGACGTCCTGAACCAGAACCGCGACGGCCAGGCTGTGTCCGCCTATGGGCTGCACCCGGTGGGAACAGGTCCCTACGTCTTCAGCTCCTGGAACGACGGTGACGTCACGCTGTCGAGCAACAAGGACTACTGGGCCGAGAAGGGACAGATCGGCACCATCCATTTCGTCACCTACGATCAGCCGCAGACACGGATGCAGGCCCTGCTGGACGGCAAGATCGATGGCTACGACACCGTCACGGTGGGCAACTTCGACCAACTGGTCAAGCGCGGCCAGCAGATCATCCAGCGGGACCCGTTCTCCGTGATGTACCTGGGCATGAACCAGGAAGTCCCCATCCTGCAGAACCTCAAGGTGCGGCAGGCGATCGAGATGGCCCTGGACAAGGACACTCTGATCCGCCGGTTCTTCATCGACAACACCGCCCAGGCCACCCAGTTCGTTCCGCCCAAGCTCAGTGGCTTCAACACCAATGCCCCATCCCTGGGCCATGACCCCGAGAAGGCCAAGGCGCTGCTCACCGAGGCCGGCTATCTGGGCGAGGAACTGAAGTTCTACTACCCCCTGAACGTCAGCCGTCCCTACCTCCCGACGCCGGAAAAGGTCTACGCGGAGATCAGCCGGCAACTGATCGCCGTCGGGCTGAACATCAAGCCGGTGCCGGTGGACTGGTCCGAGGGGTATCTGCAGAAGGTCACCTCCCCCGGCGACCATGCCCTCCATCTGCTGGGCTGGAACGGTTCCTACGCGGACCCGGACAACTTCGTGGGTCCGCTCTTCGGGGAAAAGACCGGCGAATTTGGCTATCAGGATCCCCAGGTCTTCTCCAAGATTGCCCGGGCGCGCGGCCTGGCCGACGGCAAGGAACGCACCGAGCAATACCAGACCATCAATGCGCAGATCGCGGTGACCGTTCCCGCCGTCCCGATTGCCTTTCCGATCTCCGCGCTGGCACTTTCCGACCGCGTTCTCAAGTACCCGGCATCGCCGGTCCTCAATGAAGTTTTCACCAAGGTGGAACTAAAGCCTTGA